From Medicago truncatula cultivar Jemalong A17 chromosome 7, MtrunA17r5.0-ANR, whole genome shotgun sequence, a single genomic window includes:
- the LOC11436815 gene encoding hydroquinone glucosyltransferase: protein MAKTSHIAVISSPGFSHIAPIVEFSKRLVTNHPNFHVTCIIPSLGSLQDSSKSYLETVPPNINLVFLPPINKQDLPQGVYPGILIQLTVTRSLPSIHQALKSINSKAPLVAIIADNFAWEALDFAKEFNSLSYVYFPCSAFVLSFYLHWPKLDEEVSCKYKDLQEPIKLQGCVPINGIDLPTVTKDRSGQAYKMYLQRAKDMCFVDGILFNSFFALESSAIKALEQNGDGKIGFFPVGPITQIGSSNNDVVGDELECLKWLKNQPQNSVLYVSFGSVGTLSQRQINELAFGLELSSQRFIWVVRQPSDSVSVVYLKDANEDPLKFLPKGFLERTKEKGFILPSWAPQVEILKQNSVGGFLSHCGWNSTLESIQEGVPIVAWPLFAEQAMNAVMLCDGLKVALRLKFEDDDIVEKEKIAKMIKSVMEGEEGMAMRDRMKSLREAAAMALNAKDGSSIQTISHLATQLEKIGGI from the coding sequence ATGGCAAAAACAAGTCACATAGCTGTTATTTCAAGCCCTGGTTTCAGCCACATAGCCCCAATAGTAGAATTCTCCAAAAGATTAGTCACAAATCATCCAAATTTTCATGTCACTTGCATCATTCCCTCACTTGGTTCACTGCAAGATTCATCAAAATCATACCTTGAAACAGTTCCACCAAACATAAACTTAGTTTTTCTTCCACCAATCAATAAACAAGACTTACCTCAAGGAGTATACCCAGGAATCCTAATTCAACTCACAGTTACACGCTCTCTACCATCAATTCATCAAGCTCTCAAATCAATAAATTCAAAAGCACCTTTAGTTGCTATAATTGCTGATAATTTTGCATGGGAAGCACTAGATTTTGCTAAAGAGTTCAATTCTTTGTCTTATGTTTACTTCCCTTGTTCAGCTTTTgtactttctttttatttacattGGCCAAAACTTGATGAAGAGGTTTCATGTAAATACAAAGATTTACAAGAACCTATAAAGTTACAAGGATGTGTACCAATTAATGGTATTGATCTTCCTACAGTAACAAAAGATAGATCAGGTCAAGCTTACAAAATGTATCTTCAACGTGCTAAAGATATGTGTTTTGTTGATGGAATCTTGTTTAACAGTTTCTTTGCATTGGAATCAAGTGCTATAAAAGCTTTGGAGCAAAATGGTGATGGAAAAATCGGGTTTTTTCCGGTCGGACCCATTACACAAATAGGGTCAAGTAACAATGATGTTGTTGGCGATGAACTTGAATGTTTGAAATGGTTGAAAAACCAACCACAAAATTCTGTTTTGTATGTTTCTTTTGGAAGTGTTGGAACACTTTCTCAAAGACAGATTAATGAACTAGCCTTTGGTTTGGAATTGAGTAGCCAAAGATTCATTTGGGTTGTGAGACAACCAAGTGATTCAGTTAGTGTTGTTTATCTTAAAGATGCAAATGAAGATCCACTGAAATTTTTACCTAAAGGGTTTTTGGAAAGAACCAAAGAAAAAGGTTTTATTTTGCCATCATGGGCACCTCAAGTTGAAATACTAAAGCAAAATTCAGTTGGTGGATTTTTAAGTCATTGTGGTTGGAATTCGACTTTGGAAAGTATACAAGAGGGGGTGCCAATAGTAGCTTGGCCATTGTTTGCCGAACAAGCAATGAATGCTGTTATGTTATGTGATGGTCTTAAAGTGGCTTTaaggttgaaatttgaagaTGATGACATTGTGGAAAAGGAGAAAATTGCAAAGATGATTAAGTCTGTTATGGAAGGGGAAGAAGGCATGGCAATGCGTGATAGAATGAAGAGTTTAAGAGAAGCTGCTGCTATGGCATTGAATGCCAAAGATGGTTCTTCAATACAAACTATTTCACACTTGGCTACTCAATTGGAGAAGATTGGTGGGATTTAG